The Schistocerca gregaria isolate iqSchGreg1 chromosome 1, iqSchGreg1.2, whole genome shotgun sequence genome includes a window with the following:
- the LOC126281570 gene encoding tubulin alpha-1 chain-like, which translates to MRECISIHVGQAGTQIGNACWELYCLEHGIQPDGQMPSDKTIGGGDDSFNTFFSETGAGKHVPRAVFVDLEPTVVDEVRTGTYRQLFHPEQLITGKEDAANNYARGHYTIGKEIVDLVLDRIRKLADQCTGLQGFLIFHSFGGGTGSGFTSLLMERLSVDYGKKSKLEFAIYPAPQVSTAVVEPYNSILTTHTTLEHSDCAFMCDNEAIYDICRRNLDIERPTYTNLNRLIGQIVSSITASLRFDGALNVDLTEFQTNLVPYPRIHFPLVTYAPVISAEKAYHEQLSVAEITNACFEPANQMVKCDPRHGKYMACCMLYRGDVVPKDVNAAIATIKTKRTIQFVDWCPTGFKVGINYQPPTVVPGGDLAKVQRAVCMLSNTTAIAEAWARLDHKFDLMYAKRAFVHWYVGEGMEEGEFSEAREDLAALEKDYEEVGMDSVEGEGEGAEEY; encoded by the exons ATG CGTGAATGTATTTCAATCCATGTTGGTCAAGCGGGAACCCAGATTGGTAACGCTTGCTGGGAACTTTATTGCCTGGAACATGGCATCCAGCCCGATGGGCAGATGCCCTCAGACAAGACTATTGGAGGCGGCGATGACAGCTTCAATACATTTTTTAGCGAAACTGGTGCTGGAAAACATGTACCACGTGCGGTGTTTGTGGATTTGGAACCGACGGTTGTTG ATGAGGTGCGTACAGGCACCTACAGACAGCTGTTCCACCCGGAACAATTGATTACAGGCAAGGAAGATGCTGCAAATAACTATGCTCGTGGTCACTATACAATTGGAAAGGAAATAGTGGATCTAGTGCTGGACCGTATTCGCAAGCTTGCTGACCAATGTACTGGGCTTCAGGGATTCCTGATCTTTCATTCCTTTGGGGGTGGTACTGGTTCAGGCTTTACTTCACTCTTGATGGAACGTCTGTCTGTGGATTATGGCAAAAAAAGCAAACTGGAATTTGCTATTTACCCAGCTCCTCAG GTGTCAACAGCAGTTGTGGAGCCATACAACTCCATCCTTACCACTCACACCACTTTGGAGCATTCAGACTGTGCTTTCATGTGTGATAATGAAGCTATCTATGACATTTGCCGCCGAAACTTGGACATTGAACGGCCGACTTACACCAATCTGAACAGGCTGATTGGCCAGATTGTATCCTCAATCACGGCATCTCTTCGCTTTGATGGAGCTCTTAATGTGGACCTGACAGAATTCCAGACCAACTTGGTTCCATACCCTCGTATCCATTTCCCACTTGTTACCTATGCTCCTGTCATCTCAGCAGAGAAGGCTTACCATGAGCAACTTTCTGTGGCAGAAATAACCAATGCTTGTTTTGAACCTGCCAACCAGATGGTGAAATGTGATCCAAGACACGGAAAGTACATGGCATGTTGTATGCTGTACAGAGGAGATGTTGTGCCGAAGGATGTAAATGCTGCCATTGCAACAATCAAGACAAAGCGAACCATCCAGTTTGTGGATTGGTGTCCAACTGGCTTCAAG GTGGGAATAAATTACCAACCTCCTACTGTGGTACCTGGTGGTGATCTCGCAAAGGTTCAGCGTGCTGTTTGCATGCTGTCAAACACAACTGCCATTGCAGAGGCCTGGGCTCGTCTTGACCACAAGTTTGATTTGATGTATGCCAAGAGAGCGTTTGTCCACTGGTATGTCGGTGAGGGTATGGAGGAAGGAGAGTTTTCAGAAGCTCGTGAAGATCTGGCTGCTCTCGAAAAGGATTATGAGGAAGTTGGTATGGATTCTGTTGAAGGGGAAGGTGAAGGAGCAGAAGAGTACTAA